CTCAATGTTATTTAATCAATTCAGCCCTCCAGGTGATCATCACCGATCTGGTGTCCCGACAGCCATCATCATACGAGATTACTTGGGCAATCAACCTTTAAACCTTTAATTACGTCACTTCAACTCTGTTGGTTCTGCGAGATTGCTCTTAACTTAATGCTTCTTACCTCCCTCATTAATGTTATAAACAGGAATATGATTATAGTCATGAAAAACAGCATTATTGCAAATAACGACGCAAAAATATGTACATTACTTAAACCTGCCAAACCTAGGAATAGAGTTAAAATATCGATTATGAAGAATAAAATGAATATTAATCTTAGTGTAACTAACCTCTCGATTTGTTCAACCTGGGTCGAAATTGACCAGTGAAGTATGACGAACATAAGCATCAAAGTCACTATTACGCCAGAAGATACCTGTGCGTACATTCTCTCGGCTATGATACCAACACCGATGAAAAATCCAGTAATAGCTGATTGTATGAGCAGCGGTACCAGGAAGTAATTTCCGAATAATTTCGTAAGGGTCTTATCATCACCTTTAATAACCGAGCTCCTAATGGCTATGATCCACAGTAGTATACTGATGAAGATGAGAATTAACGAGAGGGCTTGAACATACGTAAATGATGAAGTTACGTACAGAACTGCGAAAAGGACAAACTGTATTATCGTGATTAAGTATATGGTATAGAACATGGGAGCCGCCGTATTAAGATCCTCCTTAGACATTAAATCTCTGTAAGTCTTTATTAGGTCGGTATATTTTAACTTATTGTGGGTGTTTTCGTTGGTACAAGCGGCTGGCTGTATGATTGGAACCCTGAGTCGTCCTTTGATTGGTACGTTCGTAATTCAGGGTTGAATGCCGTTGAGCTTAACGCTTCCTTCTATAGATTCCCATTTAGGAATCAGGTGGTTTCCTGGGCTAAGAAGGGCTCTGGGCTTAGGTGGGCTGTTAAGGTTCATAGATACATAACCCACGTTAAGAGGCTCAGGGAGGACGCATTAGATACTTGGCGTAGATTTAGGGACCTATTTACGCCGCTTGATCCATACATTGATTTTTACTTATTTCAAATGCCACCCAGTTTTGCTTTTAAGGACGAGAATATTGATAGGATTAGAATTTTCGCTAAGGAGAGCGGTCTTGGCAAAAAATTTGCAATTGAATTTAGACATCCATCGTGGTTTAATGAGGGTGTTCTTGACGTATTTAGGGGTTTAGGAATTACCATTGTTTCTGTCGATGAACCTGGCGTAACATGGATAGTGAGTAGTAATGACACTGTCTATTTGAGACTTCATGGTAGGACTGATTGGTATTGGTATGACTATAGTGAGGAGGAGCTAAGGGATCTTGCCGGTAAGGTCTTGATTCTAAACCCTGTGGATATCTACGTATTCTTTAACAATGACCATTGGATGCTTGAGAACGCGAGGAGAATGCTCGCAATTTTGGGGGAATTAACTATGTAGATTGAGATTATTTCCTGGAGAGCATTAATAGTCCGGTGATCGTTAAGGCCACGCCGACAGCCATCATAATCACCATGCCCAAGCCCATGGGGCTTATAAAACCAACGATCATCGGCGCCCAACCACCAATCAACAAGCCCCAGTTATAGGAGACGCCCAATCCACTCGCCCTGTATTGAACGTCGAATTTATCGATTAGTACATATGGTACGAGTCCCATTGCGAAGTTCTCGATAAACGCTAATATCACCAGGTTTGTAAAGCTTGGATATATCATTAAGGTGATTGGTGCGTAAGCAAGCGATATAATTAATGTGCCTATTATGAGCCACCTATAATTAATTGCCAGGGCCAACGGACCAGCGAGGAGCACCGCTATGACCGCTGCTATTGTTGAAATAAGCATTACACTGGGTATTATGCTAGCCTCACCAATTACCTTTAGGAAGTCTGAGTATATTAGGTATGTGGAGTAGTAAATAGTCAATAACCCACCCGTAAACAATACGCCAAGCCCAAGCCAAGCACCACTATACCTAAACAATAGCGTTAATGGGTTTGCCTTCGGCTTCGACCATAGTGGCGACTCTATTAACCTGCTCCTTATTATGAAGGCTAGTACTGCCACTATGGCTCCAGTGCCCATGTAAATCCTCCACCCATAGGCATTGAATGAGATTGGACCCATGTATGTTAGGAATAATACGTTAACAATAGTGGCTATGACAACACCTATTGGGTAACCACTCTGCACAAATGCCGAGGTTACCTCTTTCCTCCACCTACTCCACTCCATAATCATTGCAGTTCCTGGACCCCACTCACCGCCCAGGAATATTCCCTGGAGAAACCTGAAAGTTAGTAATGCTAATGGCGCTAATGCACCAATTGTGGCGTAGATTGGCAGTAGGGCTATAATGAGAGCTGATAGACTATAACCAAGCACTGTTGTTAGTAAACCAATCCTCCTACCAAACCTATCACCTACGTAACCCATCGCCACAGAACCCAGGGGCCTACCAACAAGTGTAGCCACAAGCGTTGATAAACCACCAAGTAATGAGAATGGACCTGGGAAGAATAACTCACCAAGTAATGGCATTATTGGCGTAACGAGAAGCGCATCATAACCATCCATTATCCAACCCAAGTATGCGCTAAACATTGCCCTAGCCCTCATTTTCTCTAGAATGTTTGTAGGATCCACGAAATACTCGTATTATTACCAACCCTATTAAGTTATACCCTGGATTAAATCGATAGTGGTGGGTATATTCGTGCAATGATCATTGAGACTATGAATATTATGAGAATCAACAATCTCACACTGAATGGTCCAGCCCATAAATTCCTAAGTTCCCTCCACCTACTCCTAACAACGGCCTCATCACCGCTGAGTAATGGACCTGCCAACCTCAATGTGCGTGGAATAAGCAGCAGAGCCACTAGGGATGTGTAGGGTAGGTAGTGCAGTATTGCCGAGACTATGATTGCCAGGTACATTAGTACTATCGATGTGTAGACGACATACTTCGTATTCTTAACACCCACAAGTAATACCAGGGTTATTTTACCAACAGCCTTACATGCATCAATCTCCAGCGCGCCCGAGCCGAGGAGTATCAACAATGTAAATAGCCCATTCGGTATGCCAACAATCAACGGTACCGGATTCATGTAAATACCCGTCTGGACAATATATGAACCCCAGACAACGAGCGGACCCATTGCCGTCGCGGCGAGTATTTCGCCGTAGCCCCTATAGTGGAATTTCAGCGGTGGTATGCTATAGCCAATCCCAATTATTAGGCCGGCAATTGCCAGTATTAATACGGGCCAACCAACAAGAATTACCAGGTAAATACCTGCCGCAAAGGCTATTGCGAGAAATACGTAACCAACAGTAATGACGTCCTTAGGTCTCAACTTAAGGTCTATTATTGGGTGCGGCCTATGCGAGAAGCCACTAGTCCTATACAGTATGTCTACACCGCTTAAGTAGTCGTAGTAGTCATGGACAAGGTTAACACCTGCCTGGGCCAGTAGAAGAGCTATTAGGGTTATTACGTAGATTACCAGGTTGAATTTATTGTTTAGGTACCAAGCCAATGCAGTTCCTAGAGTCACGGATGAGAAGGCGCTCGTAAGCGTCGTTGGACTGAATGAAATTAACCAAGTCCTAATGCTCATTGATCATGAGCATCACTAGGGCATTTTAAGAATTTCCGTAGGAGGAAACCGTTATTTGTCTAGTAATTACTGAGGTTTTGTGGCAATTAAGGATCTTAGGTCCTTCATTAAGGTGTTGGAGGATAGAAATGAATTAATCAGGATCAGTGAATTGCTCAGTGTTGATCTTGAGGTCGCCGCATTACTTAGGGAACTCATGTATAGGGGTGGGCCCGCCGTAATCATTGAGAGGACCAGAGAGAACACACTACCAATAATTGGTAACCTCTTCGGTAAGTGGGACAGGGTAATGCTTGCCATGGAGGGTAATGATCCGGAGATTGCCGTCTCGAAGCTAGTAGATTTATTAAATTTGAGGATCCCCCAGGGCCTTATTGATTCCCTAAAATCACTTAATGAATTGAGGAAGTTCTCCCAATACTTCCCGAGGAATATTAGTGACGGACCAGTTAGGGAGCTGGAGTGGAAATCCATTGATTTGACGAGGATACCAGCCATTAGGCAGTGGGTTCATGAACCCGGCAGATTCATTACCTTCGGAATAACGTTCATTAAGTACGGTAATTACAGGAACTTCGGTTACTATAGGTTGCAGGTGATTGGTAGGGATAGGTTCGTGATGCATTGGCAGCCCTGGCGTAGGAGCGCCATGTATGGGGAGCTCAGTGAGAAGCCTGAGGTTGCAATTATCTTTGGTCCTGACCCCATAACCATGCTAATGGCCGGCGTCTCAATACCACATCCACTGGATAAGTTGTTGGTTACTGGGGTACTTAGGGGTGATGGCGTTGAACTTGTTAAGGGCTCCACAGTCGATGTTGAGTACCCGGCAAATGCTGAGTTGGTTATTGAGGGTGAGTTGACCGGTGAGTACGTTAGGGAAGGGCCATTTGGTGACCACGTCGGCGTTTATTCAATAGCTAAGGAGTACCCTGTGGTTAGGGTTAAGGCCATTTACTCAAGGAGAGAACCTATGATACCAGTCACAGTAACTGGTAAGCCTGTGCTTGAGGATGGGAATATAATAAGGTTTGGGACTAAGGTAGTAAAGTCGCCGCTTAAGTTATTACTGCCAGAGCTTGTAGACCTGGAAATACCTCCAGAGGGTTTAGGGTTTGTAATCATAGCATCCATTAAGAAGAGGTATCCAGGGCATGCCAGAAGGATAATGACAGCACTATGGGGCCTAGTACCCGTCCTGAGTAAGGTAGTAATAATCGTGGATCATGACATAGACGTCAGGGATTGGGGCCAGGTAATGTATGCAGTGGCTGCCCACGTTAATCCATCCAGAGATATACTCATAATCGATAACTACCCGGTGGAGGAGCTTGACCCATCAACACCAATACCAAACCTGGGCAGTAAGGTTGGTATTGACGCAACTAGGAAGCTTCCCGAGGAATATGGCGGTAAGGAGTATCCGATGGACGTTACAATACCAAGCGATGTTGCAGATAGGGTTAGGAGGATCATGGACTCTATAATGGGTAAGTCAGAAAATTGACGAGAATGCATATTTATGGTTTAACTCGCTAATTAGGGCAATGAGAGCATGTATAGTTGGCCTGGGTAGGATGGGTAGGGGAATGGCAATTAACCTCGTTAACAAAGGCAACGTGGTCTACGGCTACGACGTCAATAAATCCATATACTCTACATTGAGCAGTGCTGGTGTAAAGACCGTAGATAGCTTAAGTCAATGCAGCGATACAGATTATGTATTACTTGCGCTACCCACAGGTAGGGAGTCATCCCAGGTAATCAATGAATTAAACACCAATACTGTCATTATTGACACTACGACCATGAACTTAACTGAAATCGGTCAAGTGCTTTCCGTGGTACGCAATAAGAAATTGAAATATATAACCGCAAGGCTTGAAGGAGGACCAAAACATGCCGAGAGCGGGTCCCTCGTGCTATTCATTGGCGGTGATGAACAGTTATATAGGCAGAATGAGGAGTTCCTAAGGCAGTTAGGTACGCCAATCTACATAGGCACACATGAACAGGCCACATTACTCAAACTCATCAGTACATCAATAATAATAGCCAACACTATGATACTCGCTGAACTGGCACCATTAATAAAGGACCTCGGACTAGACACAAACACCCTAATCAAGGCACTGAGCATGAGCGGGGCAGACTCAGCACAACTAAGGACTAGACTACCCTGGATACTAAACGGCAACTACCCAGAATCCTTCTCAATAGACCTGGCTAAGTATGTGATTGACGAGACAATAAAATACGCCTCAAATAGAAATGAAACTCTACCAATACTAACAACCATAGATAAGATACTGAGCATAGCCCAGGGAATAGGCTATGGAAAGAAGGACTTCTCAGAAGCGGCACAAATACTCAAATAACACAATAACATTTAAAATAGAAACTCGCAACATTAATTTAATATCAACCTTGACAACTATAAACACCCAAGTAATAATTAGTCTCGTTTATTATAATACCCATTGGATAAAGCGTCTGCGAACCCTGACCGTTAGAGACCTGCTGCGTACCTAAGAATGTAACGTAGAATGGTCCGGTATATGCTATGGTCACAGAAGCTTGGAACGCGAACTGATTGCTATTAAACAAATTAGTAGGTATAAACATACCTATGATTGTGAGAGCCGAACCAGCAGTAATCGAAAGCCATGCGGGCGCCCCTACAAGGAAAATACCAGCCACCAAAGAGCCAGCTAAGTAAGCCCACCCAATGGGATTTGGCGAATAAGTATTCGTTATGGAGGTCAAGGTATAAGTTATCTGGTTGGAGTCGGCTTGTGCCGCCGATGGTGCATTACTGCATTGCTTATTCGTTGGGTATGAGTATCCGTCCAATAGGCTTATTGGTAATTGACCGTAATCATAATAACTGTAAAGTATTGCTGTGAACATCCCCGTGATGGGGCCATTACCAGTGTCGAGGCCTGGGTATATAAAGAGATCATTGCCCGAGATCTCGCTTGGGGAAATTGATAGTGGTAATGTACCATTAGCCCACTCATACATTGGCTGCCCGAGCTGATACTCCTCATAGGAAACGTAGGAAATATTACCGTATAGACCAAGATATACAAATCCCTGACCAGGGACTGTGTACGTCAAGACCGTCCCCGACAACGTTGAGCTTGTTGATGAACCATACTTAACATAAATATCGTATACGTTCCCTTCGTTATTTACATACCCTCCAACGAAGGATCCATAATAAACATACATATTATAATTATTGTTAAATGTTATTGTTGGGCCAACAAGGTATACACTGTATAGTTGTGGTGATAAGAGATCCGTTGCATTAACAACGCCGTAAAGTCCAGAGCCCTTCTGGGCGGTACCAGCGAAGTCGCCGATACTTATGTACGATATGCTATTTTGTATTGCATCTTGACTCCAGCCAATAAACATTATTGGTATTGGCCCCTCAAGCTCATCGCATTGCACAGGCACCCAATATGCCAAGGCCGCATCAGTAGGTATTTGATTAGCTACGTTATTAACCTCACTATTACCTAGGCAACTACCAACGTATAAGTAACCGAAATAGCTCTGCCCACCGCCACCGGTGATCACTGTGGGCTCTATTCCAGAACCACTATTCGTAACATTACTGCCTGCATGCATTATTGGTCTCAGTATTGCTGGTTTAACCTTATCAAGGTGCGTCGTGATTGAGATATAGATTGGTCTCCTTGAGGTTATCCAGGATGGGTCGTAGGGTATTGCCGTGATTACTGTCCATGATTTATTACCCACGGTATAAGTCACGAAGGCTATGAGCGAGGGCCATAATAAATCGCCATACCTACCGAGCCACTTATTGGCTATGTGCATGACCAAGCTACCGGTGAGGTTTACCGTAACTACCCCATTACTACCGTAGTAATAACCAACAACGTAGATTTTACCTGGCGTGAAGGCGAAGAGACTCACGGTTATTGGTACCGGCGAGCCATCATACATGCCCCTAAACACTAATGTTGGTTCGCCAGTTGATAATTCGTAATAATCTATTTGGTAATCGGTTCTATTTATCACAATCATCGGCTTCGGGCTTACCTTCAATTGTTGTCCAGACACTATGAGCATAGTTAATAATACTGCAGCAATCGAGAACACTAGGACCATTATTAATAACAATCTAGGGTAGTGCATATACATCGGCCTTACTAACTCACAAGCTTTTTTTATTTCGGGTATTCTTAAAAAGTGGACCGAGTAGAATTGAAGGCCGCACAATAACGAATTAAAAAGGCTAAAATACAGAAGAAAAATGCGATGGATGGTGCCGGGGCCGGGATTTGAACCCGGGCCCCCTTGCGGGGACGGACTTTAAGGTTCCCTGCGGAATCTCCAGGCCCGCGCCTTGGACCTAGCTCGGCCACCCCGGCAGGTCAATAAGCCATTAACTGCGATTTAAAGCTTTTCTTATTCCTCATCGAGTAGTGTTGTTAATGTCATTTGTATTGTCTTTAGTTTTTCGTACTCATCCTCCATGCCGTATTTCAGAGCCTTGATCATGTATTTAACGGTCTTATTCCTTAGCCTTCTGATGTACTCATTACCCTTTGGATTTATTACGCCTTTCTTCACCTTATTGATTACATCCATTGATTCCTTTATCATCTCGTCGATCTCCATTTTCAACCCTATCTGAGCCGTGTCCGTATGCTCCTCAATCGTCTTTTTACTAATATTAACATTTAGGAATATGGGTTGCGGTATTACTCTTGGTTCAGGCTTAATTAGCTTGTACTTACCCATTATGTAACCCGCCACTAGGTACCTGAGTAGTTCTGAAACTCCATCAAGTCCCTCCTTCTCCGCAAGTTTTGTAAGGAGTTCCTTCACAGATTTATGTACCCTAACTGATACGACAGCTCCATCCTTCTCGGGCGCCCTAAACAAGTCCTCATACTTCACCGGTATATCATCTATTATGAAGACCTCACTCATTAACTGCTTGTAATTTGCGATTTAAATTTAGGGATGACTTATTTTGCGATGTAATATATGGCTTATTACCGCGTTTCTTAACTAATCAATTCTTAAATCCTCAGTAGGTTTATGTAATTAATAAGGATCTCATTATCCATTGTTTTCCTAATCGCGTCTATGGCATTATCCAGCATATCATTTAGTAGGTTTCTCGCCTTACTAATCGCATCCTCAATATTTCCATTATCCCTACTCATTATCCTCACAATATTAATCTCATCATAATTAACACCTGGGTTCTTACTATCCATGTT
This is a stretch of genomic DNA from Vulcanisaeta moutnovskia 768-28. It encodes these proteins:
- a CDS encoding DUF72 domain-containing protein, whose translation is MGVFVGTSGWLYDWNPESSFDWYVRNSGLNAVELNASFYRFPFRNQVVSWAKKGSGLRWAVKVHRYITHVKRLREDALDTWRRFRDLFTPLDPYIDFYLFQMPPSFAFKDENIDRIRIFAKESGLGKKFAIEFRHPSWFNEGVLDVFRGLGITIVSVDEPGVTWIVSSNDTVYLRLHGRTDWYWYDYSEEELRDLAGKVLILNPVDIYVFFNNDHWMLENARRMLAILGELTM
- a CDS encoding MFS transporter is translated as MDPTNILEKMRARAMFSAYLGWIMDGYDALLVTPIMPLLGELFFPGPFSLLGGLSTLVATLVGRPLGSVAMGYVGDRFGRRIGLLTTVLGYSLSALIIALLPIYATIGALAPLALLTFRFLQGIFLGGEWGPGTAMIMEWSRWRKEVTSAFVQSGYPIGVVIATIVNVLFLTYMGPISFNAYGWRIYMGTGAIVAVLAFIIRSRLIESPLWSKPKANPLTLLFRYSGAWLGLGVLFTGGLLTIYYSTYLIYSDFLKVIGEASIIPSVMLISTIAAVIAVLLAGPLALAINYRWLIIGTLIISLAYAPITLMIYPSFTNLVILAFIENFAMGLVPYVLIDKFDVQYRASGLGVSYNWGLLIGGWAPMIVGFISPMGLGMVIMMAVGVALTITGLLMLSRK
- a CDS encoding prenyltransferase, whose translation is MSIRTWLISFSPTTLTSAFSSVTLGTALAWYLNNKFNLVIYVITLIALLLAQAGVNLVHDYYDYLSGVDILYRTSGFSHRPHPIIDLKLRPKDVITVGYVFLAIAFAAGIYLVILVGWPVLILAIAGLIIGIGYSIPPLKFHYRGYGEILAATAMGPLVVWGSYIVQTGIYMNPVPLIVGIPNGLFTLLILLGSGALEIDACKAVGKITLVLLVGVKNTKYVVYTSIVLMYLAIIVSAILHYLPYTSLVALLLIPRTLRLAGPLLSGDEAVVRSRWRELRNLWAGPFSVRLLILIIFIVSMIIARIYPPLSI
- a CDS encoding UbiD family decarboxylase; this encodes MAIKDLRSFIKVLEDRNELIRISELLSVDLEVAALLRELMYRGGPAVIIERTRENTLPIIGNLFGKWDRVMLAMEGNDPEIAVSKLVDLLNLRIPQGLIDSLKSLNELRKFSQYFPRNISDGPVRELEWKSIDLTRIPAIRQWVHEPGRFITFGITFIKYGNYRNFGYYRLQVIGRDRFVMHWQPWRRSAMYGELSEKPEVAIIFGPDPITMLMAGVSIPHPLDKLLVTGVLRGDGVELVKGSTVDVEYPANAELVIEGELTGEYVREGPFGDHVGVYSIAKEYPVVRVKAIYSRREPMIPVTVTGKPVLEDGNIIRFGTKVVKSPLKLLLPELVDLEIPPEGLGFVIIASIKKRYPGHARRIMTALWGLVPVLSKVVIIVDHDIDVRDWGQVMYAVAAHVNPSRDILIIDNYPVEELDPSTPIPNLGSKVGIDATRKLPEEYGGKEYPMDVTIPSDVADRVRRIMDSIMGKSEN
- a CDS encoding NAD(P)-dependent oxidoreductase, translated to MRACIVGLGRMGRGMAINLVNKGNVVYGYDVNKSIYSTLSSAGVKTVDSLSQCSDTDYVLLALPTGRESSQVINELNTNTVIIDTTTMNLTEIGQVLSVVRNKKLKYITARLEGGPKHAESGSLVLFIGGDEQLYRQNEEFLRQLGTPIYIGTHEQATLLKLISTSIIIANTMILAELAPLIKDLGLDTNTLIKALSMSGADSAQLRTRLPWILNGNYPESFSIDLAKYVIDETIKYASNRNETLPILTTIDKILSIAQGIGYGKKDFSEAAQILK
- a CDS encoding ribbon-helix-helix protein, CopG family, with translation MSEVFIIDDIPVKYEDLFRAPEKDGAVVSVRVHKSVKELLTKLAEKEGLDGVSELLRYLVAGYIMGKYKLIKPEPRVIPQPIFLNVNISKKTIEEHTDTAQIGLKMEIDEMIKESMDVINKVKKGVINPKGNEYIRRLRNKTVKYMIKALKYGMEDEYEKLKTIQMTLTTLLDEE